In Arthrobacter sp. SLBN-83, one DNA window encodes the following:
- a CDS encoding RNB domain-containing ribonuclease: MSHHRLAPNVHDHKNALEEALGLLRTELELPGPYPAEAVDDALAAVAALQLPSYDLTAVEFVTIDPASSTDLDQAVFIEADGDGYRVMYAIADVPAFVTPGGPLDAETRRRGQTFYAPDGRIPLHPEVISEGAGSLLPGQECSAFVWDFTLDGEATVLTVGVRRARVRSRDKLSYKGAQADLDAGTASPVLHLLREVGLKRVALERAREGASLNMPEQEIVQLPDGGYRIDAVPQLPVEDWNAQISLMTGMAAAELMLEGKVGILRTMPAPDERSLRHFRLQTEVLGRPWDGEVSYGEYLRSLDPTDPRQLAIMHSAGMLFRGASYTAFDGTVPEDGIQSAIGAAYAHTTAPLRRLVDRFVLVICEALSNGGDVPGWAREALPLLPGIMAGSDQLASRMERLALDTVEAALLLNHIGQEFDAIVISGSKPQNGNGSNGKNGNSNGKNGNGSSGIIQIAEPAVTAHCAGELESGTKVRVRLVSSDITTREIHFELVR, from the coding sequence GTGTCACATCATCGGCTGGCCCCCAACGTCCACGACCATAAGAACGCCTTGGAAGAGGCGCTGGGCCTGCTGCGGACGGAACTTGAACTTCCGGGTCCCTATCCCGCCGAAGCCGTGGACGACGCCCTGGCTGCCGTGGCCGCGCTGCAGCTTCCGTCCTACGACCTGACCGCCGTCGAGTTCGTCACCATCGATCCGGCGTCCTCCACGGACCTGGACCAGGCAGTGTTCATCGAGGCGGACGGGGACGGCTACCGCGTGATGTATGCGATCGCCGATGTTCCGGCCTTCGTTACGCCGGGAGGTCCCCTGGACGCCGAGACGCGGCGGCGCGGACAGACGTTTTACGCCCCGGACGGCCGGATCCCGCTGCACCCGGAGGTCATCAGCGAAGGGGCCGGAAGCCTCCTGCCCGGCCAGGAGTGCTCTGCCTTCGTCTGGGACTTCACGCTCGACGGCGAAGCAACCGTCCTGACAGTAGGCGTCCGTCGGGCCCGGGTCCGCAGCCGTGACAAGCTCAGCTACAAGGGCGCCCAGGCAGACCTCGACGCCGGGACGGCCTCCCCCGTACTCCACCTGCTCCGTGAGGTGGGCCTGAAGCGGGTGGCATTGGAGCGGGCCCGTGAAGGCGCCAGCCTCAACATGCCCGAACAGGAGATCGTCCAACTGCCCGACGGCGGCTACCGGATTGACGCGGTTCCACAGCTTCCGGTGGAGGACTGGAACGCTCAAATTTCGCTGATGACCGGGATGGCGGCGGCTGAGCTCATGCTCGAGGGCAAAGTGGGCATCCTGCGCACCATGCCCGCGCCGGACGAACGGTCCCTGAGGCATTTCCGGCTGCAGACCGAGGTGCTCGGCAGGCCGTGGGACGGCGAAGTCAGCTACGGCGAATACCTGCGGTCGCTGGATCCCACCGACCCGAGGCAGTTGGCCATCATGCATTCGGCAGGCATGCTGTTCCGGGGAGCGTCCTACACCGCGTTCGACGGAACCGTCCCCGAGGATGGCATCCAGTCCGCCATCGGCGCGGCCTATGCCCACACCACCGCGCCGCTGCGGCGCTTGGTGGACCGCTTCGTTTTGGTCATCTGCGAGGCCCTGAGCAACGGCGGCGATGTTCCCGGCTGGGCACGCGAAGCGCTGCCGCTGCTGCCGGGCATCATGGCGGGATCGGACCAGCTGGCGTCCAGGATGGAACGCCTGGCCCTGGACACCGTGGAGGCGGCGCTGTTGCTGAACCACATCGGGCAGGAGTTCGACGCGATCGTGATCTCCGGGTCCAAGCCGCAGAACGGCAACGGCAGCAACGGGAAAAATGGCAACAGCAATGGGAAGAACGGTAACGGCAGCTCCGGGATTATCCAGATCGCAGAACCCGCAGTGACCGCACACTGCGCCGGCGAACTGGAGTCCGGCACCAAGGTCCGGGTCCGGCTGGTGTCCTCGGACATCACCACCAGGGAGATCCACTTCGAACTGGTCCGCTGA
- the thiE gene encoding thiamine phosphate synthase, translated as MNATTPSFPSGSHAPAGGVANAEVVNARDSEALKAARLYLCTDARRDRGDFAEFVDAAFAGGVDIIQLRDKNIEAAEELDLLAVLKEVAVRHGKLWAVNDRADIAVLSGAPVFHIGQKDLPLGAARTLVNGNAAIGLSSHTAEQVDAALAATAGPSGLDYFCVGPVWATPTKPGRAAVGPDLVKYAAEASRRAADPVPWFAIGGIDHGNVHQVVEAGARRIVVVRAITEAPDPAAAAASLLDALDAAGS; from the coding sequence ATGAATGCGACCACCCCATCCTTTCCCTCAGGTTCCCACGCTCCGGCCGGCGGAGTTGCCAATGCCGAGGTTGTCAACGCCCGGGACAGCGAGGCCCTCAAGGCTGCCCGCCTGTATCTCTGCACCGATGCGCGGCGGGACCGCGGCGACTTTGCGGAGTTTGTGGACGCGGCCTTTGCCGGCGGCGTGGACATCATCCAGTTGCGGGACAAGAACATCGAGGCCGCCGAGGAACTGGACCTTTTGGCGGTGCTGAAGGAAGTGGCGGTACGGCACGGCAAGCTGTGGGCGGTCAATGACCGCGCCGACATCGCCGTGCTTTCCGGGGCCCCTGTTTTCCACATCGGCCAGAAGGACCTGCCGCTGGGGGCAGCACGCACGCTGGTCAACGGGAACGCCGCCATCGGACTTTCCAGCCACACGGCCGAACAGGTGGATGCCGCCCTGGCCGCAACCGCCGGCCCCTCCGGCCTGGACTACTTCTGCGTAGGTCCTGTCTGGGCCACGCCCACCAAACCCGGCAGGGCCGCCGTCGGTCCCGACCTGGTGAAGTACGCAGCGGAGGCGTCCCGGCGGGCTGCGGATCCCGTGCCCTGGTTTGCCATTGGCGGCATCGACCACGGCAACGTCCACCAAGTGGTGGAGGCGGGCGCGCGCAGGATCGTGGTGGTCCGCGCCATCACGGAAGCTCCTGATCCCGCCGCCGCTGCTGCCTCCCTCCTCGACGCGCTGGACGCCGCCGGCTCCTGA